GCGGCGGGccggggggccgggggcgggaGCATGCGTGCTGCCGGCCGCTATTGTCTCCGGCGCGGCGCCCAGCACCAGGCGGCGGCCGCAGCGAGGCCGTGCCCGGCGCGGCGCAGCGCAGCGGAGCGGGgcgcgccgcccccgccgcccccgccgcccaTGGGCCACAGCTGATCCGCGCCCGGCTCCCGGCCGCGCCCCGGGCACCAGCGAGGCGGGCGGAGCGACCCTGCCGGCGTCcatcccccccctcccccgccgCTCCCTCCCCGCTCCGCGGCCCCGGAGCCCTCGGCGGCCTCCGCCGGGGGtgacggcggcggcggcggcggacTCGGGGCGCCCTCGCCCCTGCGGGCCCGGCGGGGGGAGGATGCCTGGGGCGGGGATGGGTTTTCGCCCGTAGCTCCCCGCGCCCCCCCGCTTCCTTCCGCCCCCTCTCGCCTCCCagcgggggcggcgcggccccgtTCCCCGCGGGGGGCTGTCGCTCGGCTCCCTCCGGCCCGGCGGCGCCCACATGGGGGGCAAGCAGAGCACGGCGACCCGTTCGCGGGGCCCCTTCCCGGGGGTGTCGACGGATGACAGCGCCGTGCCGCCGCCGGGAGGAGGGGGGGGCCGCCCCCCTTCGGCCATTaccgggcgggcggcggcggcggcgcgaTGGGGCTGCGCAGCCGCTCCGTCAGCTCGGTGGCCGGGATGGGCATGGACCCGGCGGCGGCCGGCGCCGTCCCCTTCGGGCTGTACGCGGCGGCGGCACGGGCGGCGGGGGAGGCCGAGCGGgccccgggcggcggcggcggcggtcCGGGCTCCGACTCCACGTACGCCCATGGCAACGGTTTCCAGGAGACGGGAGGCGGTCACCATAGAGACGGGATG
This genomic interval from Corvus cornix cornix isolate S_Up_H32 chromosome 11, ASM73873v5, whole genome shotgun sequence contains the following:
- the ZNRF1 gene encoding LOW QUALITY PROTEIN: E3 ubiquitin-protein ligase ZNRF1 (The sequence of the model RefSeq protein was modified relative to this genomic sequence to represent the inferred CDS: deleted 2 bases in 1 codon), with product MGGKQSTATRSRGPFPGVSTDDSAVPPPGGGGPPPFGHYRAGGGGGAMGLRSRSVSSVAGMGMDPAAAGAVPFGLYAAAARAAGEAERAPGGGGGGPGSDSTYAHGNGFQETGGGHHRDGMLYLGARASLADALPLHIAPRWFSSHSGFKCPICSKSVASDEMEMHFIMCLSKPRLSYNDDVLTKDAGECVICLEELLQGDTIARLPCLCIYHKSCIDSWFEVNRSCPEHPSD